A genomic region of Pseudopipra pipra isolate bDixPip1 chromosome W, bDixPip1.hap1, whole genome shotgun sequence contains the following coding sequences:
- the LOC135404577 gene encoding olfactory receptor 14J1-like gives MSNSSSLTQFLLLAFADRRELQLLHFWLFLAISLAALLANGLILSAVACDHHLHTPMGFFLLNLSLTDLGCICTTVPKAMHNFLWNTTTISYMGCAAQAFFFYFFMSAEFSLLIIMCYDRYVAICKPLHYGTLLGSRACAHMAAAAWATGFLTALLHTASTFSLPLCQGNALGQFFCEIPHILKLSCSHSGYLREIGLIGVTVCLAFGCFIFIVFSYVQIFRAVLRIPSQQGGHKAFSTCLPHLAVLSLFVSTATFSDLKPPSISSPSLDLVVSVLYSVVPPALNPLIYSLRNQELKDALRKMMTECFSRATTCLFSSAQHSLCNPLLAQPTL, from the coding sequence atgtccaacagcagctccctcacccagttcctcctcctggcattcgcagacaggagggagctgcagctcctgcacttctggctcttcctggccatctccctggctgccctcctggccaacggcctcatcctcagcgctgtagcctgtgaccaccacctgcacacccccatgggcttcttcctgctcaacctctccctcacagacctgggctgcatctgcaccactgtccccaaagccatgcacaatttcctctggaacaccacaaccatctcctacatgggatgtgctgcacaggcctttttcttttatttcttcatgtcagcagagttttccctcctcatcatcatgtgctacgaccgctacgttgccatctgcaaacccctgcactacgggaccctcctgggcagcagagcttgtgcccacatggcagcagctgcctgggccactggctttctcactgctctgctgcacacagccagtacattttccctgcccctgtgccagggcaatgccctgggccagttcttctgtgaaatcccacacatcctcaagctctcctgctcacactcaggctacctcagggaaattgggctcattggggttaCTGTCTGTTTAGcgtttggttgtttcattttcattgttttctcctatgtgcagatcttcagggctgtgctgaggatcccctctcagcagggagggcacaaagccttttccacgtgcctccctcacctggccgtgctctccctgtttgtcagcactgccacattttccgacctgaagcccccctccatctcctccccatccctggacctggtggtgtcagttctgtactcggtggtgcctccagcactgaaccccctcatctacagcctcaggaaccaggaacTTAAGGATGCcttgaggaaaatgatgactgaaTGCTTTTCAAGAGCAACaacctgccttttttcttctgcgCAACACTCATTGTGTAACCCTTTACTGGCCCAGCCTACTTTGTAA